AATAAGAAGCGCGACATAGTGTATCACTATACTAATACGCATGGGAGCCGTCAAGCCTCGCCTTTGCCAACATCACCGAATTGGTTAAAATGCTTCTTTCGACCGACCAAGAACTCGCCATATCATCCAATTGATCACGGAGGTGCATGATGCGCATGTTGATTCGAGCCAGTTTTCCCAACGAGCCATTCAATACCCTGGTGCGAAAAGGGACCGCCGGGGAGATCATGGGTAAAATTCTGGCGGCGATTAAGCCGGAATCGGTCTATTTCACCGACATGGAAGGCAAGCGGACGGGCCTGCTGGTGGTGAATATGGAAAACGCCTCGCAAATTCCGGCCTTGGCCGAGCCATTCTTTTTGAACTTCCACGCCGAATGCCATTTTCACCCTGTCATGACCCCCGACGATCTGCAAAAGGCCGGGCTGGCCGAGCTGGGCAAAAAATGGGGCTAAGGATGCCTGCCGTTTTTCAACGCCCTGATCCCCGGCCCAAATGAATTTCATCAAGCGATTATGGTTTCCATCAAACGCAACCCAACACGCGCGGTGCAGATCGGTTCGATAACGATCGGCGCCGGAAATCTCATTGCAGTGCAAAGCATGACGGCCACCGCTACGCAAGATGTAGCTGCCACGGTCGGCCAAGTGCGCGATTTGGAACAGGCCGGCGCCGACGTGGTGCGGATCGCTGTCGATAACCGAAAGGATGCCGAAGCGCTGGCCGAAATTCGCCGCCAAACCCGCGCAAATCTGGCGGTTGATTTGCAAGAGAATTACCGTCTGGTGACCGATGTCGCTCCGCATGTCGACAAAGTTCGTTACAACCCAGGCCACTTATATCATCACGAGCGCGAAAAGCCGTGGCAGGAAAAGGTGAAGTTCATTGTCGAAACGGCGGCTAAACATGACTGCGCCATTCGCATCGGCGTGAATTGCGGCAGTGTCGATCCGGCCAAGAAGGAAAAGTACGATCCGGCCGATTCCATCACTCCCATGCTGGAAAGCGCTTGGGAACATTGCGAGCTGCTGGACGATCTCAGCTTTACGCGCTACTGCGTGTCACTGAAAGATTCCGATCCCAAAAAAGTGATCGAAGTCAACCGCCGCTTTGCGGAGCGCCGGCCCGATGTGCCGCTGCACTTGGGCGTCACCGAGGCCGGCTTGCCGCCGGATGGCATTATTAAAACCCGGATTGCGTTCGAGCAGCTCATTGGCCGGGGCATTGGTGACACCATTCGGGTTTCGCTCACCGTGCCCAATCCCCGCAAAGGGGAAGAAATTGCCGCGGGGCGTTCCATTCTGGCCGACATTGCCGCCGGTCGGGTCCGCAGCGTGGTCGATTTCGGGCTAACCACGCTCAACATCATCAGTTGCCCCAGTTGTTCGCGTGTCGAAAACGAAGCCTTTGTGGAACTGGCCCAGCAAGTCAAGGAAATGACCCGTTTCGCTCAGGACCATCACATTACGATTGCCGTGATGGGTTGCCGTGTGAACGGTCCCGGCGAAACCGACGACGCCGATCTGGGCCTATGGTGCGGTCCCAATTTCGTGAATCTCAAACGCCGCAGCGAAGAACTAGGCGCGTTTGCGTACGACAAAATTCTGCCACGGTTGCGAGAGGAACTGGATGCTTTAATTTCGCAGCGTTCTGGCGCGACTGCCTGATTACGCAGCGGGACCATTTCGGGGCTTAATTCTCGACGATTTGCCGGTTTGCAAGCGGCCAATTCGCTCTTTGTCGGGTTGACCCACTGTGCTATCATCACCCGCTTTTCGGAAAGCCGGTTGGGCCATTAGTTCGCTTGCTCGTCGGGCTGAGTTCCCTAGAGCTTCATTGTGGGCTGAATCCGCCAACGGGCTGATCGCTCACAATTCCCGGGTCATGGAGGACCAGAATGCACGTGGGGGCAACGTGGTTTCGCTTTCGATTCACTTGCAAATTTGCAAGTGCGGTGGCAATCTGCGCCGTGGTATGCGGCTGCGCAACTTGGCACACCACAACCAAGCCCGCCGTGGAACTGCCGGAGCGGTTTACGGTGACGCTGGATCAATTGGTGATTCACAGCAATTTCGAGCTGCCCAGCCAACACAGGTTGCTGCAAGAACTGAATGCGGAACGGACCGATGTCAGCAGCAAACTGAACTTGCCGATCTCCGACGAAAAAATCCACGTCTATCTGTTCAAAGAGCCGGAGCAGTTTTACGAATTCATCCGGCAAAAATATCCCAACTTTCCAGACCGTCGCGCGTTTTTCATCGAAACTGACACCAAGCTTTCAGTCTATGCTTATTGGGGCGATCGAGTCGCGGAAGATTTGCGGCACGAAGTGTGCCACGGATATTTACACTCGATGGTGCAAAGCCTGCCTCTCTGGCTGGATGAAGGATTGGCCAAATACTTCGAAGTGCCACGCGGCACGAACGGCCTGAATTCCACCCTGCTGGCGGAATTAAACAAGCAGGCGAAACAAGGGCGCTGGCGGCCTGACATCCGCCGCTTGGAATCGCTCCGCTCGCCGGCCGAAATGACCGAATGCGATTACGCTGAAGCCTGGGCCTGGGTCCATTGGCTGTTGGAAACCGATCCCACGCACAAGGCGCTATTGCAGGAGTATCTGGCCGATTTGCGCCGCACCGGCACACCCACGCCGTTATCGCTATACGTGCGTCGCATGGACGGCGATCCGGAACATCAGTTATTCGATTACATTGTCCGTTTGCAAGACCGGCCCTGAGCGCTCGTCGCTTCTTACGCTCATTCGGCGGCATCAAGAAATAGACCACGGCTTCGTCACGTTTCCTTCCGGAATACTGCACCTTGATCCACTTGCTGAAAACCGAGCTTGGCGTACATCGCCAAGGCCGCCGTGTTGTGTTGCATGGTTTGCACTTCGATCAGTCCAAATCCTTGCTCCGCGGCTTGTCGCAAAATTTCGCCCACCAGCCAAACTCCCATCCCCTGGCGGCGATAAGCTTCTCCGATGAATACATCGACCAAACCCGCCGTCCGAGCGCCCCACGTATGACTGAAGGCTTCCATGTCGATTAGGGTGGTCACCCCGGCGGGCTGCGGTTCGTCCTTCAAAAACAGCCGGTACTGTAGCCGCGTGAAATCGCCGAGGGTACAAGCTTCCCACCAGGTTCGCAGCGGCGGATCGCACACGCAATCCACATGGAGGCGCCGCCGCAGCAACATTTGTTGTCGATCGACTACGGGCCGAAAATCCGACAGTTCACGATGCAGCACCGCAGTGTGGTCGATTTCGCGGTATCCTGCGGCGCGGAAAAAGCCCTGATGTTGCGCATCGGAATCCAGAATGCCCGGCAACTCGCTGCCGCCGTACAGCCCCACGTAAAATGCGTTCAGCGGTCTAATGCCCCCGCCATAAATTACCTTCGCCCCGTTTGCGCGCAGGTAGGCTTCACTACGGCCGATGAGTTCCGCGGCAATCGCAGCTTCGTCAGGATGCGGCGACACCATGGTCAAGATGGAGGCCCCCATCTCGTGCGACAAGGCCGATTCGTCCTCCACCGGACCAAAACCGGCATGCGCAAAGCCCAGGGGCCGCTCTTCATCGGTGGCCAATACCAGGCCCGCCTGATCGAAATACGGCTTGGAAAATACAAGCCGCTCCAGCAGGGCACTAGTCATCGGCTGCACATAGCCCCGCAGACCGGAGCGGGTGCGCCAAATCTCGGCCAAGTGGGGCGGATCGCTGTTACGGAAAGAGCGAAAGCCAATCAAGACGCCAACTCGCAGGGTTCATGTTGCTTATGTCCGTGTGCGGTCACAATAGCAAAAACTCCAATGGCGAAACAAGATGGATGCCGGAAAAGAGGGAATTCGAAGTCCCGCGTGACGAGTCGGGAGCGCCACGCATCATTCCGGCACGTTTACCCACACCGCGCCCGCTTCCACTTTCGTTTCAAACCTCGGCTGCATCACGGTGCGATTCAATTGATGCTGGCCCGAACGCACGTCGAACTGCCAGCCATGCCATGGGCAAGTGACAATGCAGCCCGACAACTGCCCTTCCCCAAGTGGCCCACCTTGGTGCGGGCAAACACCGTCCAAAGCAAAGAATTCTCCAGCCACGTTGAACAGCGCAATCATCCGCTCGCCGGCCACCGCTTCCAGGCAGTTTCCGGGGGAACAGTCTTCCACGGCTGCGATCCGCTGCCAGGCCATCAGTTTCTCTCGAATTAAGTGGACGCTAATCGAAACGGTGTTGAAATCCGCGCGGCGCCAGCGGTTTCCATTCGCCGGAGGCACGGTGTTGTAACAATTGTTGTTCCGCCACAAATTGGCCGATGTCTGTCAAACGTACATCTTCCAACGGTTGATCGACAAGCATTCGCTCCGCGGCTTCCGGCGGAACGGCCAAAATCAATTCAAAATCTTCCCCGTCGGTCAGAGCATGTTCTAGAGCATAGACTCCATCATTCCGCTGCGCTGCAAGTTGTTCCGCTGCCGCTGCAATGGGGACTTGATCAACGTCGATCACCGCCCCGCAACGGCTTTCCTCGCACAAGTGCCACAAATCAAGCGATAGGCCGTCGCTGCAATCAACTCCGGCGTGCAGTGGATAACGCTGGTGCAATAGAAGTGCTTCGTTCACCCGTGGCGTAACATCCAAATGCCGTCCCAAAATGCTGCCGCCGAATTGGCCTGTTACAATAATTCGATCCCCAGGCAGTGCTCCGCGGCGGCATAACGGACTCCCGGCCGTGGCTTCGCCCAGCGCGGTGATGCTGACCACCAGCGGCCCGTCCCAACTGTTGGTGTCACCCCCGGCAATGGCGATGTGAAATTGCTCAGCCAGCGGCAACATTCCCTCGTACAGTTCCCTCGCCAGTTGCCCACCGTTTTGCCGAGGCAGGTTAAGCGCAATCACCGCCGCCAACGGACGCGCAGCCACGGCTGCCAAATCGCTCAGATTAATCGCCAAGGCCTTATGGCCGATCCGCTGCGGCGAATGAATTTTTAAATCAAAATCGATTCCGTCGGCAATTAAATCGGTCGTTACCGCCAGATCGCCACGTCCTGCGGTTGCCAACAGCGCCGCATCGTCACCGATGCCCAATTTGAGCAGCGGATGCGGCGGCAACCGCTGACGCAGCCAACGCAGAAAATCGGCTTCCATGCCACCGACCATATC
The nucleotide sequence above comes from Pirellulales bacterium. Encoded proteins:
- a CDS encoding DUF1570 domain-containing protein; its protein translation is MAICAVVCGCATWHTTTKPAVELPERFTVTLDQLVIHSNFELPSQHRLLQELNAERTDVSSKLNLPISDEKIHVYLFKEPEQFYEFIRQKYPNFPDRRAFFIETDTKLSVYAYWGDRVAEDLRHEVCHGYLHSMVQSLPLWLDEGLAKYFEVPRGTNGLNSTLLAELNKQAKQGRWRPDIRRLESLRSPAEMTECDYAEAWAWVHWLLETDPTHKALLQEYLADLRRTGTPTPLSLYVRRMDGDPEHQLFDYIVRLQDRP
- a CDS encoding Rieske 2Fe-2S domain-containing protein; protein product: MAWQRIAAVEDCSPGNCLEAVAGERMIALFNVAGEFFALDGVCPHQGGPLGEGQLSGCIVTCPWHGWQFDVRSGQHQLNRTVMQPRFETKVEAGAVWVNVPE
- the thiL gene encoding thiamine-phosphate kinase; the protein is MEADFLRWLRQRLPPHPLLKLGIGDDAALLATAGRGDLAVTTDLIADGIDFDLKIHSPQRIGHKALAINLSDLAAVAARPLAAVIALNLPRQNGGQLARELYEGMLPLAEQFHIAIAGGDTNSWDGPLVVSITALGEATAGSPLCRRGALPGDRIIVTGQFGGSILGRHLDVTPRVNEALLLHQRYPLHAGVDCSDGLSLDLWHLCEESRCGAVIDVDQVPIAAAAEQLAAQRNDGVYALEHALTDGEDFELILAVPPEAAERMLVDQPLEDVRLTDIGQFVAEQQLLQHRASGEWKPLAPRGFQHRFD
- a CDS encoding GNAT family N-acetyltransferase translates to MIGFRSFRNSDPPHLAEIWRTRSGLRGYVQPMTSALLERLVFSKPYFDQAGLVLATDEERPLGFAHAGFGPVEDESALSHEMGASILTMVSPHPDEAAIAAELIGRSEAYLRANGAKVIYGGGIRPLNAFYVGLYGGSELPGILDSDAQHQGFFRAAGYREIDHTAVLHRELSDFRPVVDRQQMLLRRRLHVDCVCDPPLRTWWEACTLGDFTRLQYRLFLKDEPQPAGVTTLIDMEAFSHTWGARTAGLVDVFIGEAYRRQGMGVWLVGEILRQAAEQGFGLIEVQTMQHNTAALAMYAKLGFQQVDQGAVFRKET
- the ispG gene encoding (E)-4-hydroxy-3-methylbut-2-enyl-diphosphate synthase; its protein translation is MVSIKRNPTRAVQIGSITIGAGNLIAVQSMTATATQDVAATVGQVRDLEQAGADVVRIAVDNRKDAEALAEIRRQTRANLAVDLQENYRLVTDVAPHVDKVRYNPGHLYHHEREKPWQEKVKFIVETAAKHDCAIRIGVNCGSVDPAKKEKYDPADSITPMLESAWEHCELLDDLSFTRYCVSLKDSDPKKVIEVNRRFAERRPDVPLHLGVTEAGLPPDGIIKTRIAFEQLIGRGIGDTIRVSLTVPNPRKGEEIAAGRSILADIAAGRVRSVVDFGLTTLNIISCPSCSRVENEAFVELAQQVKEMTRFAQDHHITIAVMGCRVNGPGETDDADLGLWCGPNFVNLKRRSEELGAFAYDKILPRLREELDALISQRSGATA